A stretch of the Leguminivora glycinivorella isolate SPB_JAAS2020 chromosome 2, LegGlyc_1.1, whole genome shotgun sequence genome encodes the following:
- the LOC125241583 gene encoding uncharacterized protein LOC125241583 yields the protein MCFGPGATRRVPLQWLLAAKNDFIFIGGIHIDQLREMCLITIFRRTKRGGRVLCHRGFQYYREHHNGYVEKWQCAERRRSGCIARASTVDHTVIKFTDNHNHGLMPEADLEHCDICTNKSRRTSTDPWWFQVPPGAPPRVQDSLAVRGASAARLSGDRGHHRGRNREA from the exons ATGTGCTTCGGTCCCGGAGCAACGCGACGGGTGCCGCTACAGTGGCTATTAGCTGCGAagaatgattttattttcattggcGGAATTCACATCGATCAGCTACGGGAGATGTGTttaataa CAATATTCCGTCGAACGAAGCGTGGCGGTCGCGTCCTCTGCCACAGGGGGTTCCAATACTACCGAGAGCACCACAACGGCTACGTGGAGAAGTGGCAGTGCGCCGAGCGGCGCAGGAGTGGCTGCATCGCTCGCGCCTCCACCGTCGACCACACCGTCATCAAGTTCACCGACAACCACAACCACGGCCTCATGCCGGAAGCTGATTTAGAACACTG CGATATTTGTACCAACAAATCGCGGCGGACAAGTACTGATCCTTGGTGGTTTCAAGTACCACCGGGAGCACCGCCACGGGTGCAAGACTCGCTGGCAGTGCGCGGCGCGTCAGCGGCTCGGCTGTCCGGCGACCGCGGTCACCATAGGGGAAGAAATCGTGAAGCTTAG
- the LOC125235129 gene encoding FLYWCH-type zinc finger-containing protein 1-like: protein MRDPQEVQVPRLRDYCRLTVFQKTARGGIVMWYQGYKYYRQRLAGEKEVWRCGVRHKLPCPGSVPIFQVTARGSRILYFRGHKYHRERQKGIKIRWQCGTHQKKGCHGAVTTLDDKIVKISVHNHFPSIFRRTNRGGRILYFRGHKYHRERQKGVKIRWQCGTHQKMGCHGAITTLEDKIVKVSEHNHLPGFLDVHLNCDRCDHD, encoded by the exons ATGCGGGACCCACAAGAGGTTCAAGTGCCCCGGCTCCGTGACTACTGTC GGCTAACAGTGTTCCAGAAGACGGCACGAGGCGGCATCGTGATGTGGTACCAAGGATACAAGTACTACCGCCAGCGCCTAGCAGGCGAGAAGGAGGTGTGGCGGTGCGGCGTGCGGCATAAGCTGCCCTGTCCCGGCTCTGTG CCAATTTTCCAAGTGACAGCCCGAGGCAGCCGCATCCTGTACTTCAGAGGCCACAAGTACCACCGCGAGCGACAGAAGGGCATCAAAATCCGCTGGCAGTGCGGCACCCACCAGAAGAAGGGCTGCCACGGCGCCGTCACCACGCTAGATGACAAAATTGTCAAGATTTCCGTGCACAACCATTTCCCTT ctATATTCCGTCGGACGAATCGCGGCGGTCGCATCCTGTACTTCAGAGGGCACAAGTACCACCGCGAGCGACAGAAGGGCGTCAAGATCCGCTGGCAGTGCGGCACCCACCAGAAGATGGGCTGCCACGGCGCCATCACCACGCTAGAGGACAAAATTGTCAAGGTTTCGGAGCACAACCACTTACCTGGTTTCCTAGATGTGCACCTCAACTGCGACAGATGCGATCACGACTAA
- the LOC125241679 gene encoding uncharacterized protein LOC125241679, protein MLFYQGYKYYRKRQTGAKVAWMCATHYKQGCLGRATTINTEIFTCPIFKNGLRGGIVLYYQGYKYHKDKEVGKKVRKLRWVCATHRKPSGCTGSVCTLDGQVVSTATKKIYPHNHPPIDNKTLERIRVSDLRNHYEIEEGTHTLFVLPEISPNYL, encoded by the exons ATGCTGTTCTACCAAGGCTACAAGTACTACCGCAAGAGACAGACCGGCGCGAAAGTCGCGTGGATGTGTGCGACGCACTACAAGCAAGGCTGCTTGGGCAGAGCTACTACTATAAATACTGAGATATTTACAT GTCCAATATTTAAAAATGGTTTGCGCGGTGGCATTGTCCTATACTACCAAGGATACAAATACCACAAAGACAAAGAAGTGGGGAAAAAAGTGAGGAAGTTAAGATGGGTCTGCGCAACGCATAGAAAGCCGAGCGGCTGCACCGGTTCCGTGTGCACACTGGACGGTCAAGTGGTGTCCACGGCCACCAAGAAAATATATCCGCATAACCATCCGCCTATAGACAATAAGACGCTTGAACGAATACGCGTAAGTGATCTTCGAAACCACTACGAAATAGAGGAAGGGACTCATACCTTGTTCGTACTCCCTGAAATAAGTCCGAATTATttgtaa